One genomic region from Flagellimonas oceani encodes:
- a CDS encoding single-stranded DNA-binding protein, whose protein sequence is MSNFRNHVQLIGNVGEDPKITLLDGGRKVARFPMATNEHYTNNQGEKIQNTDWHQVVAWGKTADILEKYTAKGSEIGVQGKIKTRSYTTEDGNQRYVTEIIADEVLLMGPKAAQEDSQSKTPKSKTAKKTSTKKDA, encoded by the coding sequence ATGAGCAATTTCAGAAATCATGTACAGTTAATCGGAAATGTGGGGGAAGACCCCAAGATCACCCTCCTCGATGGAGGCCGTAAAGTGGCCCGTTTTCCCATGGCCACCAATGAACATTACACCAACAACCAAGGGGAAAAGATCCAGAATACCGACTGGCACCAGGTCGTGGCCTGGGGCAAGACCGCCGACATCCTCGAAAAGTACACCGCCAAGGGCAGCGAGATCGGCGTGCAAGGGAAGATCAAGACCCGTTCCTATACCACCGAGGACGGCAACCAACGCTATGTGACCGAAATCATCGCCGATGAAGTGCTGCTAATGGGTCCCAAAGCTGCCCAAGAGGACAGCCAGTCCAAGACGCCCAAGTCCAAGACCGCTAAAAAGACATCCACCAAAAAGGATGCCTAG
- a CDS encoding DUF6876 family protein, whose protein sequence is METNSQHLKEQLSQFCGSQQIFTLPLCRTRYTEGIQFLAQTANAFWLLTDASIMGRSLKDKSRFITIDFKRYSPSEVETHGHDAVITYTDGNGTVLARQQYHFTDFPLEQIRLFFVDNTLLLPSEY, encoded by the coding sequence ATGGAAACAAACTCCCAACACCTCAAAGAACAGCTAAGCCAGTTTTGCGGCTCGCAACAGATTTTTACCCTTCCCCTCTGCCGAACACGGTACACCGAGGGCATACAATTCCTAGCACAGACCGCCAACGCCTTTTGGCTGCTGACAGACGCCTCCATAATGGGCAGGAGCCTAAAGGACAAAAGCCGGTTTATTACCATCGACTTTAAACGCTATTCCCCATCCGAAGTGGAAACCCATGGCCATGATGCCGTGATTACCTACACCGATGGCAACGGGACCGTACTTGCTCGTCAACAGTACCATTTTACGGATTTTCCCTTGGAACAGATCCGACTCTTTTTTGTGGACAATACCCTGCTATTGCCCTCCGAATATTAA
- a CDS encoding JAB domain-containing protein: MIFKVNEIKISYREHTRISQTPQLSSSRDVAALLHQNWDADTLALKESFKILLLNNSNRVKGTYQVSDGGITGTVVDLRILFAVVLKTLSVGIILAHNHPSGNLKPSQPDKQLTQKIKRAAALFDIKVLDHLIIVPNGDYFSFADNGLL; encoded by the coding sequence ATGATCTTTAAAGTTAATGAAATAAAAATCAGCTACCGGGAGCATACCCGAATATCCCAAACTCCCCAATTGTCCTCTTCCCGTGATGTGGCCGCACTATTGCACCAAAATTGGGATGCCGATACCCTGGCCCTTAAAGAATCCTTTAAAATCCTATTGCTCAACAATTCCAATCGGGTCAAAGGTACCTATCAGGTGTCCGATGGGGGCATCACGGGTACCGTGGTAGATCTGCGCATCCTCTTTGCCGTGGTGCTCAAGACCTTGAGCGTGGGCATTATCCTCGCCCATAACCACCCCTCGGGGAACCTCAAACCCAGCCAGCCCGATAAACAGCTGACCCAAAAAATCAAACGGGCTGCTGCACTCTTCGATATCAAAGTGCTCGATCACCTGATCATCGTGCCCAACGGGGACTACTTTAGTTTCGCGGATAATGGCCTGCTGTGA
- a CDS encoding BfmA/BtgA family mobilization protein — translation MGTESFSNIRFKKETARRFQSFSRMYYKTHTLALSGMLDFFKYNEISPHENLGKRMGLIMDFLQKFRDFTAKRNNATIAIIKDLEKHGIMPTKAMMELLFEGGPTSSTQKAGDIPKAELVIPEIQGMDLDTEFALLEERKQHQLLEQELAQLKTLINEQLLNRVKVIRPTLGTPRLQLDMTLSEWKAVQEHFKIP, via the coding sequence ATGGGAACTGAAAGTTTTAGCAACATACGCTTCAAAAAGGAGACCGCCAGACGGTTCCAGTCCTTCTCGCGCATGTACTACAAGACCCATACCCTGGCCCTTTCTGGGATGCTCGATTTCTTCAAGTACAATGAGATCTCCCCCCACGAAAACCTGGGCAAGCGCATGGGCCTGATCATGGACTTCCTCCAAAAGTTCCGTGACTTTACCGCCAAACGCAACAATGCCACCATCGCCATCATCAAGGATCTCGAAAAGCACGGTATCATGCCCACCAAGGCGATGATGGAACTGTTATTTGAAGGAGGACCGACCTCCTCAACTCAAAAGGCTGGCGATATCCCCAAGGCCGAATTGGTCATTCCCGAGATCCAAGGGATGGACCTCGATACCGAATTTGCCCTGCTCGAGGAGCGCAAACAACACCAACTCCTGGAACAGGAACTGGCCCAGCTTAAAACCCTAATCAACGAGCAACTCCTGAATCGGGTCAAGGTCATCCGTCCGACTCTCGGTACCCCCCGACTCCAATTGGATATGACCCTATCCGAATGGAAGGCCGTTCAAGAACATTTTAAAATACCATAG
- the mobB gene encoding MobB family relaxase gives MYITITRQHLGETFSQSSADFVNYLEKENKALSPEQQEPFFNQQQDHIDPKTVVQEIDANTDRLKQSEPKFYSLTINPSQRELAAIQNDPEKLKAYVREIMKDYAASFYRKEPVQVEQLKYFAKIEKERTYSGRDREIRENRPYRAQIAKLQNDLAKVNRGALQGNPKHIQRDIDRLYKQMPHKLDGKPITAGMQKPGSQTHVHIVMSRKDVTNTYSLSPGSSYRESEVQLHGKTVKRGFRRDQFFDKAEKTFDRMFKYNRNYVESYKARKTLDKDPKAYFSKIMGLPASKRAVALKLLSKTGAKVPLPNIPTSKVAIARKTIARLQKAAALARKASSIEI, from the coding sequence ATGTACATCACCATTACCCGACAACATCTAGGCGAGACCTTTTCCCAAAGCTCAGCGGACTTTGTAAACTATCTGGAAAAAGAAAACAAGGCGCTCTCCCCCGAACAACAGGAACCTTTTTTTAACCAACAGCAAGACCATATCGATCCCAAGACCGTGGTCCAGGAAATCGACGCCAATACGGACCGACTCAAACAAAGCGAGCCCAAGTTCTATTCCCTGACCATCAATCCCAGTCAGCGGGAACTGGCCGCCATCCAAAATGATCCCGAAAAACTTAAGGCCTATGTCCGGGAGATCATGAAGGACTATGCGGCTTCCTTCTACCGTAAGGAACCCGTTCAAGTGGAGCAACTGAAATATTTTGCCAAGATCGAAAAGGAACGGACCTATTCCGGACGGGACCGGGAAATCCGGGAAAACCGCCCCTATCGGGCACAGATCGCCAAACTTCAAAATGACTTGGCCAAGGTCAACCGCGGAGCCCTCCAAGGGAATCCCAAACACATCCAACGGGATATTGACCGACTCTACAAACAAATGCCCCATAAATTGGATGGAAAGCCCATCACAGCCGGGATGCAAAAACCGGGTTCCCAAACGCATGTGCATATCGTGATGAGCCGGAAGGACGTTACCAACACCTATAGTCTGTCCCCAGGGAGCAGCTACCGTGAATCCGAGGTCCAACTCCATGGAAAGACCGTCAAACGGGGCTTCCGTAGGGACCAATTTTTTGACAAAGCCGAAAAGACCTTTGATCGGATGTTCAAATACAACCGGAACTATGTGGAATCCTACAAGGCCCGAAAGACCCTCGACAAAGACCCCAAGGCCTACTTTTCCAAAATCATGGGACTGCCCGCCTCCAAACGGGCCGTGGCCCTCAAACTGTTGTCCAAGACCGGGGCCAAGGTACCGCTGCCCAACATTCCGACCAGTAAGGTCGCCATCGCCCGAAAGACCATCGCCCGCCTTCAAAAGGCCGCAGCCCTGGCCCGAAAGGCCAGCTCCATTGAAATCTAA
- a CDS encoding type IV secretory system conjugative DNA transfer family protein has translation MSLEYLDHIDIFFTQHWWWLYLPLGLGMLLFQYVHRRGGLIVTGLFTLDSALFVYFLDWIIVAPLLLYALLPSLFLNMLIGLLFHIHEDEDTIPPKYQARLPLRSGALTLKNIRRGISIIGSAGSGKTESVVNALLRHFQKHGFCGVIHDYKHFEITELAYPLFKDQGIPFHIVSFDTIHQRVNPIAPRYLPDEESVNEVSRVLLENLLEQRESVAQGASKFFNDAVEGLLGGLIWMLRTHHPKYCTLPHLIAVYQLLEPDHLIQWLSQDLVAKAMADAFIAGRASERQTAGVLSTLANALKKISTRRIFMALSADEVDLDINNPEHPAILSIVNHPKFETAYSPIIATILHTVIKQMSLRGQRHSFVLMEEAPTIRLLNMHRIPATLRSYDITTVYVMQDKAQNDMMYGDKASRAILSNLSYQFFGKANDPDTAYYYERFFELVKKPLRSVSKKVDFMASDTRITNIEREVGKVRSEEFFRLKQGEFIAFSDGKDRKVRFPVPKAERDLPHLKFTSDSPEIAANFNRIHLEVKGLFQKP, from the coding sequence ATGTCCTTGGAGTACCTTGATCATATTGATATCTTTTTCACTCAACATTGGTGGTGGCTGTACCTTCCCTTAGGCCTGGGCATGCTGCTGTTCCAATATGTCCACCGAAGGGGTGGGCTGATAGTTACAGGGCTGTTCACGTTGGATAGCGCTCTGTTTGTTTACTTCTTGGATTGGATCATTGTAGCACCCTTATTGTTATATGCCCTGCTTCCTTCGCTCTTCCTGAATATGCTAATCGGATTGTTGTTTCATATACATGAGGACGAAGACACCATTCCCCCGAAATACCAAGCTCGGCTGCCACTACGCAGCGGTGCCCTGACACTCAAAAACATTAGAAGGGGAATTTCCATTATCGGCTCTGCCGGAAGTGGGAAAACGGAATCCGTGGTCAATGCCTTGTTACGACATTTTCAGAAACATGGCTTCTGTGGGGTCATCCATGACTACAAACACTTTGAGATCACCGAACTGGCCTATCCCCTCTTCAAAGACCAAGGCATTCCTTTTCATATCGTGTCCTTTGATACCATCCACCAAAGGGTGAATCCCATTGCGCCCCGATACCTGCCCGATGAGGAAAGTGTGAATGAGGTCTCCCGGGTCCTACTGGAAAACCTTCTCGAACAACGGGAGTCCGTGGCCCAAGGGGCCTCCAAGTTCTTCAACGATGCCGTCGAAGGACTGCTGGGCGGATTGATATGGATGCTCCGTACCCATCATCCCAAATACTGTACCCTGCCCCATCTGATTGCCGTATACCAGTTGTTGGAACCTGACCATCTCATCCAATGGCTGAGCCAAGACTTGGTGGCCAAAGCCATGGCCGATGCCTTTATCGCAGGCAGGGCCTCGGAAAGACAAACTGCCGGGGTGCTCTCTACACTAGCCAACGCCCTCAAGAAAATATCGACCCGCCGGATATTCATGGCCCTCTCCGCCGATGAAGTGGACCTGGACATCAACAACCCAGAACACCCTGCTATACTATCTATCGTCAACCATCCCAAATTCGAGACCGCCTACTCCCCCATCATTGCAACCATCCTGCATACCGTTATCAAACAGATGAGCCTTAGGGGGCAAAGACATTCATTTGTATTGATGGAAGAGGCCCCGACCATCCGGCTGCTCAATATGCACCGAATCCCCGCTACCCTACGTAGCTATGACATCACCACCGTCTATGTGATGCAGGACAAGGCACAGAACGATATGATGTACGGCGATAAAGCCAGTAGGGCCATCCTCTCCAACCTGTCCTATCAGTTTTTTGGGAAGGCCAATGATCCTGACACCGCCTACTATTATGAACGCTTTTTCGAATTGGTCAAAAAGCCCTTACGGAGCGTGAGCAAGAAAGTGGATTTTATGGCATCCGATACCCGGATAACCAACATTGAACGTGAAGTGGGCAAGGTACGGTCCGAGGAGTTCTTCCGATTGAAACAAGGAGAGTTTATCGCTTTTTCGGATGGGAAGGACAGAAAAGTGCGGTTTCCGGTGCCAAAGGCAGAGCGGGATTTACCACATCTAAAATTCACATCTGATAGCCCTGAAATAGCTGCCAACTTTAATAGGATACATTTGGAGGTCAAGGGATTGTTTCAAAAGCCCTAA
- a CDS encoding transposase-like zinc-binding domain-containing protein, producing MEKKRCPNCNGYAIKNGKQKGNQRYKCKLCQKSF from the coding sequence ATGGAAAAGAAACGCTGCCCCAACTGTAATGGATATGCCATAAAGAATGGAAAACAAAAAGGCAATCAGCGCTACAAGTGCAAACTATGCCAAAAATCATTTTAA
- a CDS encoding type IV toxin-antitoxin system AbiEi family antitoxin domain-containing protein gives MDFRAKIKDFAEGPISRHLILELLSDYDRPNDKISELIKNNELIPIRRGLYITGPEMDLPSPEPFLIANHLRGPSYVSLETALFYWNLIPERTYEISSATIKTSKTYKTPVGRFSYHQLKLPYYSYGIKSIVYSPKQTALIASPEKALCDKIVLTPRVNLRSIKQTQQFLLDDLRMDSEILNTLNKEIMETWIENAPKKNSLKMLIKTLRVL, from the coding sequence ATGGATTTTAGAGCGAAGATAAAAGATTTTGCAGAAGGGCCCATCTCTAGACATTTAATTTTGGAGTTGCTTAGCGATTATGATCGACCCAACGATAAAATCAGTGAGTTGATCAAAAACAATGAGCTCATACCCATTAGAAGGGGACTGTATATAACAGGGCCAGAAATGGATCTACCATCACCGGAACCTTTTCTAATAGCAAATCACCTAAGGGGCCCCAGTTATGTTTCACTGGAAACTGCACTATTCTACTGGAACTTAATCCCGGAGAGAACCTATGAGATAAGTTCGGCAACTATAAAAACCTCAAAAACATATAAAACCCCAGTTGGAAGGTTTAGTTACCATCAACTAAAGTTACCCTATTACTCTTACGGAATAAAAAGTATAGTATACTCCCCTAAACAAACAGCACTGATTGCTTCTCCTGAAAAGGCGTTGTGCGATAAAATCGTTTTGACACCAAGGGTCAATCTCAGAAGCATCAAGCAAACGCAACAGTTTCTATTGGACGATCTTCGAATGGACAGTGAAATATTGAACACATTGAATAAGGAGATTATGGAAACATGGATCGAAAACGCACCTAAAAAAAACAGTTTAAAAATGCTAATCAAAACATTGAGGGTACTATGA
- a CDS encoding nucleotidyl transferase AbiEii/AbiGii toxin family protein — protein MIKEWIEEYNPRNEDEILSALREIMQEITLAGLSRTDFFEKAAFYGGTALRIFYGLDRYSEDLGFSLLQPDPNFSIEPYFKAILDEFKSLGLNVSIKEKKKTKESAIDSAFLKAETIWQEIVLEDVIKQTGVRSNRTLKIKIEVDRRPPLNFNTEEKLLLRPFSFYVKCFAGPSLFAGKVHALLFRQWKNRVKGRDWYDLEWYIKKGISLDLSHFLARAKDTNDWQADDISPDQIIEILQKKIDSVSFKNIKEDVIRFIKNDDVLSIWSPEYFHDLVGKIKFKSE, from the coding sequence ATGATCAAAGAATGGATAGAAGAATATAATCCAAGAAATGAAGATGAGATATTGTCCGCACTACGCGAAATAATGCAAGAAATCACATTGGCAGGTTTATCGAGGACCGATTTTTTTGAAAAAGCAGCTTTTTACGGCGGAACCGCTCTCAGGATTTTCTATGGGCTGGACAGGTATTCAGAAGACCTGGGTTTCTCTTTACTTCAACCAGACCCCAATTTTTCCATAGAACCTTATTTCAAGGCAATTCTGGATGAATTCAAATCGTTGGGACTCAATGTCAGCATCAAGGAAAAGAAAAAGACAAAAGAATCAGCGATAGACTCTGCTTTTTTGAAAGCTGAAACCATATGGCAGGAAATCGTACTTGAAGATGTTATTAAACAAACAGGGGTACGTTCAAATAGGACCCTGAAAATAAAGATAGAAGTGGACCGGCGGCCACCCCTGAACTTTAATACAGAAGAAAAGCTATTGCTCAGGCCATTTTCTTTTTATGTAAAGTGTTTTGCCGGGCCAAGTTTGTTTGCTGGTAAAGTGCACGCATTATTATTTAGACAATGGAAAAATAGGGTAAAAGGGCGGGACTGGTATGATTTGGAATGGTATATCAAGAAGGGAATTTCTTTAGATCTGAGCCATTTTTTGGCAAGGGCGAAAGACACAAACGACTGGCAAGCGGACGATATTTCTCCCGATCAGATAATTGAAATACTCCAAAAAAAAATTGATTCAGTATCATTTAAAAACATCAAAGAAGACGTTATCAGATTTATTAAAAATGATGATGTTTTAAGTATTTGGAGCCCTGAATATTTCCATGATCTAGTTGGGAAAATCAAATTCAAAAGCGAATAA
- a CDS encoding IS4 family transposase, translated as MFQDKYVFAQLVSFLNRSKFNRIVAKYEGDKYVKHFSCWNQLLVLMFGQLSNRESLRGLIVALDAHHSKCYHLGMGKNVSKSSLARANQDRDYHIFEEYAYYLVNQAREKRTTNIFNLGGNVYAFDSTTIDLCLSIFWWAKFRKRKGGVKVHTLYDVETQIPTFFHITEASVHDSKAMKEIPYEPDSYYIFDRAYNNFKMLYKIHQIGAYFVIRAKKNLQYKSIKWKRRLPRNVLSDVTIELTGFYPKQYYPGPLRLVKYWDEEQNREFVFLTNACYISALQVAELYKNRWQVELFFKWLKQHLRIKKFWGTSENAVRIQIYAAICTYCLVAIVQHDMKLDRSTYEVLQILSISLTDKTNLRELFSKTKFQNDKERISLNGQSLFNF; from the coding sequence ATGTTTCAAGATAAATACGTTTTCGCTCAGTTGGTCTCGTTTCTTAATCGGAGTAAGTTCAATCGTATTGTCGCCAAGTATGAAGGTGACAAATATGTGAAGCATTTCAGCTGCTGGAATCAACTCCTTGTTTTGATGTTCGGCCAGCTCTCCAATCGTGAAAGTTTGAGGGGTCTGATTGTCGCCTTGGACGCCCATCACTCCAAATGTTACCATTTGGGAATGGGCAAGAATGTCTCAAAATCATCTTTGGCAAGAGCCAATCAGGATAGGGACTATCATATCTTTGAAGAGTATGCTTACTATTTGGTAAACCAAGCAAGAGAGAAGCGTACCACCAACATCTTCAATCTCGGTGGTAACGTTTACGCTTTCGACTCGACGACGATTGACCTATGCCTTTCCATATTTTGGTGGGCAAAGTTCCGTAAGAGAAAAGGAGGTGTCAAAGTGCATACATTGTATGATGTAGAAACACAGATACCGACATTCTTTCATATTACTGAAGCTTCTGTACACGACTCAAAGGCTATGAAAGAAATCCCCTATGAACCAGATTCTTACTATATATTTGACCGAGCTTACAATAACTTTAAGATGTTGTACAAGATCCATCAGATAGGAGCCTACTTCGTTATCAGGGCAAAAAAGAACCTTCAATACAAATCCATCAAATGGAAACGCAGGTTGCCCCGGAATGTACTTTCAGATGTGACAATTGAATTGACCGGATTTTATCCGAAGCAGTACTATCCCGGGCCGCTTCGCTTGGTCAAATACTGGGATGAGGAGCAAAACCGTGAGTTTGTTTTCTTGACCAATGCCTGCTACATCTCAGCTCTGCAAGTTGCTGAACTTTATAAGAACCGATGGCAGGTAGAACTGTTTTTCAAATGGCTGAAGCAGCACCTTAGAATCAAGAAGTTCTGGGGTACTAGCGAGAATGCTGTTAGAATCCAGATCTATGCCGCTATATGCACATACTGCTTGGTGGCAATCGTTCAGCACGATATGAAACTGGACAGAAGCACATATGAAGTACTCCAAATATTAAGCATCTCACTGACAGATAAAACGAACCTTCGGGAACTCTTTAGCAAAACTAAATTTCAAAATGACAAAGAACGAATAAGCCTTAATGGGCAAAGTTTATTTAATTTTTAA